Proteins encoded in a region of the Vicia villosa cultivar HV-30 ecotype Madison, WI linkage group LG5, Vvil1.0, whole genome shotgun sequence genome:
- the LOC131602722 gene encoding uncharacterized protein LOC131602722 isoform X1 has translation MGAEVIVTNWGTWEELLLGGAVLRHGTRDWTVVAAELRARTLSLSPYAITPEVCKAKYEDLQQRYSGCTAWFEELKKRRVAELKKALEQSEDSIGSLESMLESLKADKNEKKDDCRVDNDTVGPELDVPLQKLERVESSTKEVSKDGLSAGSFTHQTETNWSHECQVPAMSSEDMEISPEVSGSIENDKILNVDKLTHTVYEGQGGCCKKRRGKRKRKDCGKNINEVSVKESDFSIDMSRFKESSTSNCGEVVKSSGITEENANLKRDEVKDMTEILDSVLEIKGASAFCRKHDSQKRARYRQLIRRHMDFDAIRSRISNKTINTMMELFRDMLLLANNALIFYSKNTRQYKSALLMRDVVTQKLKENVKFFNRSVVNINVSNSMKLPDHDPSVKVETVHPGDKKIVVAKAGGGSNPTSGISRGDKKPSRGSKEDSPSSVKLLHIKKGFGGPKKLEPATPLKEMKEKKRRRTK, from the exons ATGGGAGCGGAAGTGATTGTAACAAACTGGGGCACTTGGGAGGAGCTCCTCCTTGGCGGAGCTGTTCTCCGCCACGGAACTCGAGATTGGACGGTGGTTGCCGCTGAGCTCCGAGCCCGTACACTTTCTCTTTCTCCATACGCTATCACACCAgag GTCTGTAAAGCCAAATACGAAGACTTGCAACAGCGCTATTCAGGGTGCAC GGCTTGGTTTGAGGAGCTTAAGAAGAGAAGGGTAGCAGAGCTTAAGAAAGCTTTGGAACAATCCGAAGATTCAATTGG GTCTCTTGAATCGATGCTTGAATCTCTCAAGGCCGACAAGAATGAGAAAAAAGATGATTGTCGTGTTGACAACGACACAGTTGGACCAGAATTAGACGTTCCTTTGCAAAAATTGGAGAGAGTTGAATCTTCCACTAAAGAAGTGTCGAAGGATGGACTATCTGCAGGGAGTTTCACACATCAAACCGAGACAAACTGGTCGCATGAATGCCAGGTTCCTGCAATGTCTTCTGAAGACATGGAGATTAGCCCTGAAGTTTCAGGGTCTATTGAAAATGATAAAATTTTGAATGTAGATAAGTTGACACATACTGTGTATGAAGGACAGGGAGGGTGTTGTAAAAAACGGAgaggaaagagaaagagaaaggatTGCGGCAAAAATATTAATGAAGTGAGTGTAAAAGAAAGTGACTTTTCAATTGATATGTCCCGGTTTAAAGAAAGTTCTACCAGCAATTGTGGCGAGGTTGTCAAATCTTCTGGTATAACCGAGGAGAATGCTAACTTGAAAAGGGATGAAGTGAAAGATATGACAGAGATTTTAGATTCTGTTTTGGAAATCAAAGGTGCTTCTGCCTTCTGTCGCAAGCATGATAGCCAG AAGCGAGCAAGGTATAGGCAGTTAATTCGAAGACACATGGACTTTGATGCTATAAGGTCAAGAATTAGCAACAAAACTATTAATACAATGATGGAGCTTTTCAGAGATATGCTTCTACTGGCCAACAATGCTTTGATCTTTTACTCCAAGAACACTCGTCAATATAAATCTGCTCTACTAATGAGAGACGTTGTCACCCAAAAACTGAAGGAGAATGTCAAGTTTTTCAACAGGAgtgttgttaatattaatgtaTCGAATTCTATGAAATTACCTGATCACGATCCATCTGTGAAAGTTGAAACCGTTCACCCTGGTGACAAAAAGATCGTGGTTGCAAAGGCAGGTGGTGGGAGCAATCCCACGTCTGGGATTTCACGCGGAGACAAGAAGCCTAGTAGGGGTAGTAAAGAGGATTCCCCATCTTCAGTAAAATTGTTACACATCAAGAAAGGTTTTGGTGGACCTAAAAAACTTGAACCTGCGACTCCGCTAAAGGAAatgaaggaaaagaaaagaaggagaaCTAAGTAA
- the LOC131602722 gene encoding uncharacterized protein LOC131602722 isoform X2 gives MGAEVIVTNWGTWEELLLGGAVLRHGTRDWTVVAAELRARTLSLSPYAITPEVCKAKYEDLQQRYSGAWFEELKKRRVAELKKALEQSEDSIGSLESMLESLKADKNEKKDDCRVDNDTVGPELDVPLQKLERVESSTKEVSKDGLSAGSFTHQTETNWSHECQVPAMSSEDMEISPEVSGSIENDKILNVDKLTHTVYEGQGGCCKKRRGKRKRKDCGKNINEVSVKESDFSIDMSRFKESSTSNCGEVVKSSGITEENANLKRDEVKDMTEILDSVLEIKGASAFCRKHDSQKRARYRQLIRRHMDFDAIRSRISNKTINTMMELFRDMLLLANNALIFYSKNTRQYKSALLMRDVVTQKLKENVKFFNRSVVNINVSNSMKLPDHDPSVKVETVHPGDKKIVVAKAGGGSNPTSGISRGDKKPSRGSKEDSPSSVKLLHIKKGFGGPKKLEPATPLKEMKEKKRRRTK, from the exons ATGGGAGCGGAAGTGATTGTAACAAACTGGGGCACTTGGGAGGAGCTCCTCCTTGGCGGAGCTGTTCTCCGCCACGGAACTCGAGATTGGACGGTGGTTGCCGCTGAGCTCCGAGCCCGTACACTTTCTCTTTCTCCATACGCTATCACACCAgag GTCTGTAAAGCCAAATACGAAGACTTGCAACAGCGCTATTCAGG GGCTTGGTTTGAGGAGCTTAAGAAGAGAAGGGTAGCAGAGCTTAAGAAAGCTTTGGAACAATCCGAAGATTCAATTGG GTCTCTTGAATCGATGCTTGAATCTCTCAAGGCCGACAAGAATGAGAAAAAAGATGATTGTCGTGTTGACAACGACACAGTTGGACCAGAATTAGACGTTCCTTTGCAAAAATTGGAGAGAGTTGAATCTTCCACTAAAGAAGTGTCGAAGGATGGACTATCTGCAGGGAGTTTCACACATCAAACCGAGACAAACTGGTCGCATGAATGCCAGGTTCCTGCAATGTCTTCTGAAGACATGGAGATTAGCCCTGAAGTTTCAGGGTCTATTGAAAATGATAAAATTTTGAATGTAGATAAGTTGACACATACTGTGTATGAAGGACAGGGAGGGTGTTGTAAAAAACGGAgaggaaagagaaagagaaaggatTGCGGCAAAAATATTAATGAAGTGAGTGTAAAAGAAAGTGACTTTTCAATTGATATGTCCCGGTTTAAAGAAAGTTCTACCAGCAATTGTGGCGAGGTTGTCAAATCTTCTGGTATAACCGAGGAGAATGCTAACTTGAAAAGGGATGAAGTGAAAGATATGACAGAGATTTTAGATTCTGTTTTGGAAATCAAAGGTGCTTCTGCCTTCTGTCGCAAGCATGATAGCCAG AAGCGAGCAAGGTATAGGCAGTTAATTCGAAGACACATGGACTTTGATGCTATAAGGTCAAGAATTAGCAACAAAACTATTAATACAATGATGGAGCTTTTCAGAGATATGCTTCTACTGGCCAACAATGCTTTGATCTTTTACTCCAAGAACACTCGTCAATATAAATCTGCTCTACTAATGAGAGACGTTGTCACCCAAAAACTGAAGGAGAATGTCAAGTTTTTCAACAGGAgtgttgttaatattaatgtaTCGAATTCTATGAAATTACCTGATCACGATCCATCTGTGAAAGTTGAAACCGTTCACCCTGGTGACAAAAAGATCGTGGTTGCAAAGGCAGGTGGTGGGAGCAATCCCACGTCTGGGATTTCACGCGGAGACAAGAAGCCTAGTAGGGGTAGTAAAGAGGATTCCCCATCTTCAGTAAAATTGTTACACATCAAGAAAGGTTTTGGTGGACCTAAAAAACTTGAACCTGCGACTCCGCTAAAGGAAatgaaggaaaagaaaagaaggagaaCTAAGTAA
- the LOC131602722 gene encoding uncharacterized protein LOC131602722 isoform X4, whose amino-acid sequence MMHGTKRLVFRERVLVMNWVCKAKYEDLQQRYSGAWFEELKKRRVAELKKALEQSEDSIGSLESMLESLKADKNEKKDDCRVDNDTVGPELDVPLQKLERVESSTKEVSKDGLSAGSFTHQTETNWSHECQVPAMSSEDMEISPEVSGSIENDKILNVDKLTHTVYEGQGGCCKKRRGKRKRKDCGKNINEVSVKESDFSIDMSRFKESSTSNCGEVVKSSGITEENANLKRDEVKDMTEILDSVLEIKGASAFCRKHDSQKRARYRQLIRRHMDFDAIRSRISNKTINTMMELFRDMLLLANNALIFYSKNTRQYKSALLMRDVVTQKLKENVKFFNRSVVNINVSNSMKLPDHDPSVKVETVHPGDKKIVVAKAGGGSNPTSGISRGDKKPSRGSKEDSPSSVKLLHIKKGFGGPKKLEPATPLKEMKEKKRRRTK is encoded by the exons ATGATGCATGGAACAAAAAGACTTGTATTTAGAGAACGTGTTTTGGTTATGAATTGG GTCTGTAAAGCCAAATACGAAGACTTGCAACAGCGCTATTCAGG GGCTTGGTTTGAGGAGCTTAAGAAGAGAAGGGTAGCAGAGCTTAAGAAAGCTTTGGAACAATCCGAAGATTCAATTGG GTCTCTTGAATCGATGCTTGAATCTCTCAAGGCCGACAAGAATGAGAAAAAAGATGATTGTCGTGTTGACAACGACACAGTTGGACCAGAATTAGACGTTCCTTTGCAAAAATTGGAGAGAGTTGAATCTTCCACTAAAGAAGTGTCGAAGGATGGACTATCTGCAGGGAGTTTCACACATCAAACCGAGACAAACTGGTCGCATGAATGCCAGGTTCCTGCAATGTCTTCTGAAGACATGGAGATTAGCCCTGAAGTTTCAGGGTCTATTGAAAATGATAAAATTTTGAATGTAGATAAGTTGACACATACTGTGTATGAAGGACAGGGAGGGTGTTGTAAAAAACGGAgaggaaagagaaagagaaaggatTGCGGCAAAAATATTAATGAAGTGAGTGTAAAAGAAAGTGACTTTTCAATTGATATGTCCCGGTTTAAAGAAAGTTCTACCAGCAATTGTGGCGAGGTTGTCAAATCTTCTGGTATAACCGAGGAGAATGCTAACTTGAAAAGGGATGAAGTGAAAGATATGACAGAGATTTTAGATTCTGTTTTGGAAATCAAAGGTGCTTCTGCCTTCTGTCGCAAGCATGATAGCCAG AAGCGAGCAAGGTATAGGCAGTTAATTCGAAGACACATGGACTTTGATGCTATAAGGTCAAGAATTAGCAACAAAACTATTAATACAATGATGGAGCTTTTCAGAGATATGCTTCTACTGGCCAACAATGCTTTGATCTTTTACTCCAAGAACACTCGTCAATATAAATCTGCTCTACTAATGAGAGACGTTGTCACCCAAAAACTGAAGGAGAATGTCAAGTTTTTCAACAGGAgtgttgttaatattaatgtaTCGAATTCTATGAAATTACCTGATCACGATCCATCTGTGAAAGTTGAAACCGTTCACCCTGGTGACAAAAAGATCGTGGTTGCAAAGGCAGGTGGTGGGAGCAATCCCACGTCTGGGATTTCACGCGGAGACAAGAAGCCTAGTAGGGGTAGTAAAGAGGATTCCCCATCTTCAGTAAAATTGTTACACATCAAGAAAGGTTTTGGTGGACCTAAAAAACTTGAACCTGCGACTCCGCTAAAGGAAatgaaggaaaagaaaagaaggagaaCTAAGTAA
- the LOC131602722 gene encoding uncharacterized protein LOC131602722 isoform X3 has translation MMHGTKRLVFRERVLVMNWVCKAKYEDLQQRYSGCTAWFEELKKRRVAELKKALEQSEDSIGSLESMLESLKADKNEKKDDCRVDNDTVGPELDVPLQKLERVESSTKEVSKDGLSAGSFTHQTETNWSHECQVPAMSSEDMEISPEVSGSIENDKILNVDKLTHTVYEGQGGCCKKRRGKRKRKDCGKNINEVSVKESDFSIDMSRFKESSTSNCGEVVKSSGITEENANLKRDEVKDMTEILDSVLEIKGASAFCRKHDSQKRARYRQLIRRHMDFDAIRSRISNKTINTMMELFRDMLLLANNALIFYSKNTRQYKSALLMRDVVTQKLKENVKFFNRSVVNINVSNSMKLPDHDPSVKVETVHPGDKKIVVAKAGGGSNPTSGISRGDKKPSRGSKEDSPSSVKLLHIKKGFGGPKKLEPATPLKEMKEKKRRRTK, from the exons ATGATGCATGGAACAAAAAGACTTGTATTTAGAGAACGTGTTTTGGTTATGAATTGG GTCTGTAAAGCCAAATACGAAGACTTGCAACAGCGCTATTCAGGGTGCAC GGCTTGGTTTGAGGAGCTTAAGAAGAGAAGGGTAGCAGAGCTTAAGAAAGCTTTGGAACAATCCGAAGATTCAATTGG GTCTCTTGAATCGATGCTTGAATCTCTCAAGGCCGACAAGAATGAGAAAAAAGATGATTGTCGTGTTGACAACGACACAGTTGGACCAGAATTAGACGTTCCTTTGCAAAAATTGGAGAGAGTTGAATCTTCCACTAAAGAAGTGTCGAAGGATGGACTATCTGCAGGGAGTTTCACACATCAAACCGAGACAAACTGGTCGCATGAATGCCAGGTTCCTGCAATGTCTTCTGAAGACATGGAGATTAGCCCTGAAGTTTCAGGGTCTATTGAAAATGATAAAATTTTGAATGTAGATAAGTTGACACATACTGTGTATGAAGGACAGGGAGGGTGTTGTAAAAAACGGAgaggaaagagaaagagaaaggatTGCGGCAAAAATATTAATGAAGTGAGTGTAAAAGAAAGTGACTTTTCAATTGATATGTCCCGGTTTAAAGAAAGTTCTACCAGCAATTGTGGCGAGGTTGTCAAATCTTCTGGTATAACCGAGGAGAATGCTAACTTGAAAAGGGATGAAGTGAAAGATATGACAGAGATTTTAGATTCTGTTTTGGAAATCAAAGGTGCTTCTGCCTTCTGTCGCAAGCATGATAGCCAG AAGCGAGCAAGGTATAGGCAGTTAATTCGAAGACACATGGACTTTGATGCTATAAGGTCAAGAATTAGCAACAAAACTATTAATACAATGATGGAGCTTTTCAGAGATATGCTTCTACTGGCCAACAATGCTTTGATCTTTTACTCCAAGAACACTCGTCAATATAAATCTGCTCTACTAATGAGAGACGTTGTCACCCAAAAACTGAAGGAGAATGTCAAGTTTTTCAACAGGAgtgttgttaatattaatgtaTCGAATTCTATGAAATTACCTGATCACGATCCATCTGTGAAAGTTGAAACCGTTCACCCTGGTGACAAAAAGATCGTGGTTGCAAAGGCAGGTGGTGGGAGCAATCCCACGTCTGGGATTTCACGCGGAGACAAGAAGCCTAGTAGGGGTAGTAAAGAGGATTCCCCATCTTCAGTAAAATTGTTACACATCAAGAAAGGTTTTGGTGGACCTAAAAAACTTGAACCTGCGACTCCGCTAAAGGAAatgaaggaaaagaaaagaaggagaaCTAAGTAA
- the LOC131602722 gene encoding uncharacterized protein LOC131602722 isoform X5, with protein sequence MLESLKADKNEKKDDCRVDNDTVGPELDVPLQKLERVESSTKEVSKDGLSAGSFTHQTETNWSHECQVPAMSSEDMEISPEVSGSIENDKILNVDKLTHTVYEGQGGCCKKRRGKRKRKDCGKNINEVSVKESDFSIDMSRFKESSTSNCGEVVKSSGITEENANLKRDEVKDMTEILDSVLEIKGASAFCRKHDSQKRARYRQLIRRHMDFDAIRSRISNKTINTMMELFRDMLLLANNALIFYSKNTRQYKSALLMRDVVTQKLKENVKFFNRSVVNINVSNSMKLPDHDPSVKVETVHPGDKKIVVAKAGGGSNPTSGISRGDKKPSRGSKEDSPSSVKLLHIKKGFGGPKKLEPATPLKEMKEKKRRRTK encoded by the exons ATGCTTGAATCTCTCAAGGCCGACAAGAATGAGAAAAAAGATGATTGTCGTGTTGACAACGACACAGTTGGACCAGAATTAGACGTTCCTTTGCAAAAATTGGAGAGAGTTGAATCTTCCACTAAAGAAGTGTCGAAGGATGGACTATCTGCAGGGAGTTTCACACATCAAACCGAGACAAACTGGTCGCATGAATGCCAGGTTCCTGCAATGTCTTCTGAAGACATGGAGATTAGCCCTGAAGTTTCAGGGTCTATTGAAAATGATAAAATTTTGAATGTAGATAAGTTGACACATACTGTGTATGAAGGACAGGGAGGGTGTTGTAAAAAACGGAgaggaaagagaaagagaaaggatTGCGGCAAAAATATTAATGAAGTGAGTGTAAAAGAAAGTGACTTTTCAATTGATATGTCCCGGTTTAAAGAAAGTTCTACCAGCAATTGTGGCGAGGTTGTCAAATCTTCTGGTATAACCGAGGAGAATGCTAACTTGAAAAGGGATGAAGTGAAAGATATGACAGAGATTTTAGATTCTGTTTTGGAAATCAAAGGTGCTTCTGCCTTCTGTCGCAAGCATGATAGCCAG AAGCGAGCAAGGTATAGGCAGTTAATTCGAAGACACATGGACTTTGATGCTATAAGGTCAAGAATTAGCAACAAAACTATTAATACAATGATGGAGCTTTTCAGAGATATGCTTCTACTGGCCAACAATGCTTTGATCTTTTACTCCAAGAACACTCGTCAATATAAATCTGCTCTACTAATGAGAGACGTTGTCACCCAAAAACTGAAGGAGAATGTCAAGTTTTTCAACAGGAgtgttgttaatattaatgtaTCGAATTCTATGAAATTACCTGATCACGATCCATCTGTGAAAGTTGAAACCGTTCACCCTGGTGACAAAAAGATCGTGGTTGCAAAGGCAGGTGGTGGGAGCAATCCCACGTCTGGGATTTCACGCGGAGACAAGAAGCCTAGTAGGGGTAGTAAAGAGGATTCCCCATCTTCAGTAAAATTGTTACACATCAAGAAAGGTTTTGGTGGACCTAAAAAACTTGAACCTGCGACTCCGCTAAAGGAAatgaaggaaaagaaaagaaggagaaCTAAGTAA
- the LOC131607502 gene encoding uncharacterized protein LOC131607502 codes for MGVFGVVFHHGGHFVQEGHMYYRGGSDTIVEGQDEDKWSFFEAVSLVRDWGYEGFRLWRKIPQLDEGFMNVVDDAACVEIAKHCMACKVDGHIWVEHGVKDMMTKVVHPNVDDFSTSSETESSGSDTDAGECFDDSEEERVIEVEDEQFDQVEVVLPESGNRVNVHGKSLRFKRCASKDPKNMKAKSMVKKVNLLVPKSVLGSSSKRNTTNDEDVDYASEELDSSDADESDMGEKPSKPKYDKFRSELLNKDFQFKLGMEFKSLSEFNDAIREWSVLNGREISFVKNESYRVRVECKGKCGFLALCSKVGDSHTYQIKTWVGTHTCARVLNNKSANSKWVSKLVVEKRKSQGKVKLSEIMAELRQKYAVGITKGKAWRAKAIADEIIEGDAKEQYNMLWSYAAELRNHCAGNTVKINTERPHPTLPPRFGRFYFCLDGCKKGFTHGCRPFIGVDGCHLKTQYGGQLLIAVGRDPNDQYYPLAFGVVETETKESWRWFMQLLMEDIGSERKYVFISDQQKGLVSVFEEMFEQIEHRVCLRHLYANFKKKFGGGAAIRDLLMGAAKATYFQAWEKKMNELKQLDKKAWDWLMGVPTKLWCKHSFSFYPKCDVLMNNLSESFNSTILQARDKPILTMVEWIRNYVMNRIANSIVKLDKWKHNVMPNPRKRLDKETHFSGEWLPTWSSGDLWQVHHPYNGLQFVVDIGKKTCTCCFWDLVGIPCRHAVAALQYQNLDPEKYVDPCYMRDAYRACYENNVSPINGMDMWPTVDAENLLPPQYKKGPGRPKKLRFRELDESGSRMRRVGVSYRCTKCDKLGHNSRKCQATEQNPNALKRKRKTPRTKVSRKHVQEPAPTEAAPTEAAPTESAPTEAPTEAQTEAVPSVIEDPELDALLNDMMSLFEEQTSQVDNPTQPAVMQPAAATSVPLAVSEPAAMTEPVPASASVKKPPTKKKKNVLPVKPTRKRVSERLKGVRNAKRHGGPGSTPDVPLTIDEPEGSGWSASKKISKQKWKGIARRMTQ; via the exons ATGGGTGTTTTTGGTGTAGTATTTCACCATGGGGGACACTTCGTGCAAGAGGGTCATATGTATTACAGAGGGGGTAGCGACACTATTGTTGAAGGTCAGGATGAAGATAAATGGAGTTTTTTTGAAGCTGTTAGTTTGGTTAGGGATTGGGGATATGAAGGTTTTAGGCTATGGCGAAAGATACCGCAACTAGATGAAGGCTTTATGAATGTTGTTGATGATGCAGCTTGTGTAGAAATTGCTAAGCATTGTATGGCTTGTAAGGTTGATGGCCATATTTGGGTGGAGCATGGTGTCAAGGACATGATGACCAAGGTGGTTCATCCTAATGTGGATGACTTCAGCACATCTAGTGAAACTGAGAGCAGTGGTTCTGATACTGATGCAGGAGAATGTTTCGATGATAGTGAAGAGGAAAGAGTGATTGAAGTAGAAGATGAACAATTCGATCAAGTGGAGGTAGTTCTGCCCGAGAGTGGGAATAGGGTGAATGTCCATGGGAAATCTTTGAGATTCAAGCGTTGTGCATCCAAGGATCCCAAAAACATGAAAGCCAAAAGCATGGTAAAGAAGGTTAATCTATTGGTGCCCAAGAGTGTCTTAGGATCTAGTTCAAAGAGGAATACAACCAATGATGAAGATGTGGATTATGCTAGTGAGGAACTTGATAGTTCAGATGCTGATGAAAGTGATATGGGTGAGAAACCTTCCAAGCCAAAGTATGACAAGTTCAGATCAGAGCTGCTCAACAAAGACTTTCAATTCAAATTAGGTATGGAGTTCAAATCTCTCTCTGAATTTAATGATGCTATTAGGGAGTGGTCTGTATTAAATGGTAGAGAGATAAGTTTTGTTAAGAATGAGAGTTATAGGGTTAGGGTTGAGTGCAAGGGTAAATGTGGCTTTTTGGCATTATGTAGTAAAGTGGGAGACAGTCACACATACCAGATAAAGACTTGGGTGGGGACCCACACATGTGCAAGGGTATTAAATAACAAGTCTGCCAATTCCAAGTGGGTTTCTAAGTTAGTGGTTGAAAAGAGGAAATCACAAGGGAAAGTAAAGTTGTCTGAAATTATGGCTGAGCTTAGACAGAAATATGCAGTAGGCATCACCAAAGGAAAAGCTTGGAGAGCAAAAGCTATTGCTGATGAAATAATTGAAGGTGATGCAAAGGAACAGTATAATATGTTGTGGAGTTATGCAGCTGAGTTGAGAAACCATTGTGCTGGTAATACTGTCAAGATAAACACTGAGAGACCACATCCAACACTACCACCAAGATTTGGGAGGTTTTATTTCTGTTTGGATGGCTGCAAGAAAGGGTTTACCCATGGTTGTAGACCATTTATAGGTGTAGATGGGTGTCATCTTAAGACACAATATGGAGGTCAACTGTTAATTGCTGTAGGAAGGGACCCAAATGACCAATATTATCCTTTGGCATTTGGTGTGGTGGAGACCGAGACAAAGGAAAGCTGGAGATGGTTTATGCAATTGCTGATGGAAGACATTGGATCTGAGAGAAAGTATGTTTTTATATCAGATCAACAAAAG GGGCTTGTTAGTGTTTTTGAGGAGATGTTTGAACAGATAGAACATAGGGTGTGCCTCAGACATTTGTATGCAAATTTCAAGAAGAAATTTGGTGGTGGAGCTGCCATTAGGGACCTTTTAATGGGGGCTGCCAAGGCCACATACTTCCAGGCTTgggagaagaagatgaatgagCTTAAGCAACTTGACAAGAAGGCATGGGATTGGTTGATGGGAGTGCCAACAAAACTGTGGTGTAAGCATTCTTTTTCATTTTACCCTAAGTGTGATGTTTTGATGAATAACTTGAGTGAATCTTTCAATAGTACCATATTACAAGCTAGGGATAAACCAATACTCACTATGGTAGAATGGATTAGGAACTATGTCATGAATAGGATTGCTAATAGTATTGTGAAGCTTGATAAGTGGAAGCATAATGTCATGCCTAATCCTAGGAAAAGGCTTGACAAGGAAACTCATTTTAGTGGAGAATGGCTGCCTACATGGAGTAGTGGTGATTTGTGGCAAGTTCATCACCCATATAATGGGTTGCAGTTTGTTGTTGACATTGGGAAGAAAACTTGCACTTGTTGCTTTTGGGATCTTGTAGGCATACCTTGTAGACATGCTGTTGCTGCCTTGCAATATCAGAATTTAGATCCTGAAAAGTATGTTGATCCTTGTTACATGAGAGATGCTTATAGGGCatgttatgaaaacaatgttagtCCAATAAATGGCATGGACATGTGGCCCACTGTGGATGCTGAAAATTTGTTGCCACCACAATACAAGAAGGGACCTGGAAGGCCTAAGAAACTGAGGTTTAGAGAGTTGGATGAGAGTGGATCAAGGATGAGAAGGGTAGGTGTATCCTATAGATGCACAAAGTGTGACAAATTGGGCCACAATTCTAGGAAGTGTCAAGCTACTGAGCAAAATCCTAATGCACTCAAGAGAAAG AGGAAGACACCCAGGACCAAAGTATCAAGAAAACATGTACAAGAGCCGGCTCCAACTGAGGCAGCTCCAACTGAGGCAGCTCCAACTGAGTCAGCTCCAACTGAGGCTCCAACTGAGGCTCAAACTGAGGCAGTTCCATCTGTGATTGAAGACCCAGAGTTGGATGCATTGCTTAATGATATGATGTCTCTCTTTGAAGAACAAACATCACAAGTTGATAACCCCACACAACCTGCTGTTATGCAACCTGCTGCTGCAACAAGTGTTCCTTTAGCTGTTTCAGAGCCTGCTGCAATGACTGAACCAGTGCCAGCTTCAGCAAGTGTCAAAAAACCtcctacaaagaaaaagaaaaatgtctTGCCTGTGAAGCCAACAAGAAAAAGGGTCAGTGAGAGGTTGAAGGGGGTGAGAAATGCCAAACGACATGGTGGGCCTGGATCAACACCCGATGTACCATTGACAATTGATGAACCTGAAGGATCTGGTTGGAGTGCATCAAAGAAGATCTCAAAACAGAAGTGGAAGGGAATTGCTAGGAGAATGACTCAGTAG